The following proteins are encoded in a genomic region of Lactiplantibacillus plantarum:
- a CDS encoding glycoside hydrolase family 13 protein, translating into MAATIKWWQQAVVYQVYPRSFQDTNHDGIGDLKGITAHLDYLKQLGIDVIWLNPIYRSPNDDNGYDISDYQQIAADFGTMADFDELLQAAHDRGLKIIMDLVVNHTSDEHPWFKRSRQDRTNQYRDFYFWRSGNGKKAPNNWDAAFGGSAWQYDEQTQQYYLHTFSTKQPDLNWENPTLRESVYTMMTWWLNKGVDGFRMDVINQISKLPGLPDGPLKPHSQFGDARVTNGPRVHEFLQEMNQEVLSQFDIMTVGETHGVTPADALKYAGADRHELDMVFEFQHLRLDNSQHGLGKWSTRKTPLVALKKVISDWQVGLEGRAWNSLFWNNHDTPRAVSRFGDDRPAYRVRSAKMLATCLHILQGTPYIYQGEELGMTDAHFTELTSYRDIESLNAYRDLVTERQLLSPADMMARLAARSRDNSRTPMQWDTEVNAGFSDAAPWLTVNPNYRQINAAAALADPDSVWYYYQHLIQLRHQYPLVTLGSFELLWADDPQVFLYARQWEGRTWLVCCNFTAETLSRPLDQYLTPTAKCLISNYGEQQPNKLRPYEAWVYQLA; encoded by the coding sequence ATGGCAGCAACAATCAAGTGGTGGCAACAAGCCGTTGTCTATCAGGTCTATCCACGGAGTTTTCAAGATACCAATCATGATGGTATTGGTGACTTAAAGGGGATCACGGCCCACCTAGACTACTTAAAGCAATTAGGAATCGACGTCATTTGGCTCAATCCCATTTATCGTTCACCCAACGATGATAATGGTTATGATATTAGTGATTATCAACAAATTGCGGCCGACTTTGGCACTATGGCTGATTTTGATGAATTATTGCAAGCCGCCCATGACCGGGGCTTAAAGATCATCATGGACTTGGTTGTTAACCATACCTCTGATGAGCATCCATGGTTCAAACGCAGTCGCCAGGACCGCACCAATCAATATCGTGATTTCTACTTTTGGCGCTCAGGTAACGGCAAAAAGGCGCCCAATAATTGGGATGCGGCTTTTGGTGGTTCAGCATGGCAATATGATGAGCAGACCCAGCAGTATTATTTACACACGTTTTCAACAAAACAACCTGATTTAAACTGGGAGAATCCGACCTTACGAGAGTCAGTTTATACGATGATGACCTGGTGGCTGAACAAGGGTGTTGACGGTTTTCGAATGGACGTCATTAACCAAATCTCTAAGTTACCCGGGTTACCAGATGGTCCACTGAAACCGCACAGTCAGTTTGGCGATGCTCGAGTAACGAACGGACCGCGAGTTCATGAATTCTTGCAAGAAATGAACCAAGAAGTGTTGTCACAGTTTGATATCATGACGGTTGGTGAGACCCACGGGGTGACACCAGCGGATGCGCTGAAGTATGCGGGCGCTGATCGGCACGAATTAGATATGGTCTTTGAATTTCAACATCTGCGACTTGATAATAGTCAGCATGGTCTTGGTAAGTGGAGTACGCGTAAGACACCGTTAGTGGCGCTAAAGAAAGTCATTAGTGACTGGCAAGTCGGACTTGAAGGGCGGGCTTGGAACAGCCTGTTTTGGAACAATCATGATACGCCACGAGCGGTCTCACGTTTTGGTGATGACCGACCAGCATATCGGGTACGTTCGGCTAAAATGCTCGCAACGTGTTTACACATCTTGCAGGGAACCCCGTATATTTATCAAGGTGAAGAACTGGGGATGACTGACGCTCATTTTACTGAATTAACCAGTTACCGGGATATTGAATCGCTCAATGCCTATCGTGATTTAGTGACTGAGCGCCAACTACTATCACCGGCAGATATGATGGCCCGATTAGCGGCGCGTTCTCGGGACAACTCGCGAACGCCGATGCAATGGGACACGGAGGTTAACGCGGGTTTTAGTGACGCGGCGCCATGGCTCACGGTCAATCCCAACTATCGTCAAATCAATGCTGCCGCAGCTTTGGCTGATCCGGATTCAGTGTGGTACTATTACCAGCACTTGATTCAATTACGACATCAATACCCCTTAGTGACGTTAGGTTCGTTTGAGCTCTTGTGGGCTGATGATCCGCAGGTATTCTTATATGCACGGCAATGGGAAGGGCGAACCTGGCTAGTTTGTTGCAATTTCACAGCCGAGACACTGTCCCGACCACTGGATCAATATCTGACGCCCACGGCCAAATGCTTGATTAGTAATTATGGCGAGCAGCAGCCAAATAAATTACGGCCTTATGAGGCTTGGGTCTACCAACTCGCATAG
- a CDS encoding LacI family DNA-binding transcriptional regulator, whose translation MKPKLNDVAKLAGVSATTVSRVINNHGYLSSQTKEKVFAAMRELHYQPNNMARSLQGKNTRLIGVIFSDISNPFFGELVSRIEKILFAKNYKVILCNSADDPQKERDYLQMLMANQVDGIIAGAHNLGIEEYQQYGLPIISFDRYLSDNIPIVSSDNYQGGWLATQTLHQAGATNVAIFTGKSHAGSPTNGRREGYEAYLTAQQLTPHVHELPFELTPALKMMEIKTIMTQHQYDGIFCSDDLTALLVLNVARQLSLTVPEQLRVVGYDGTALIRDYHSELTTVEQPLADISTLLVSLLLQRIEDANCTLESKYTLPVKLIKGLTA comes from the coding sequence ATGAAACCAAAATTAAATGATGTTGCGAAGCTAGCGGGGGTCTCAGCGACAACCGTTTCTCGGGTTATTAATAACCATGGCTACCTGAGTAGTCAGACTAAAGAAAAAGTTTTCGCGGCGATGCGAGAACTGCATTATCAGCCGAATAATATGGCACGCTCACTGCAAGGAAAGAATACGCGCTTAATTGGCGTCATCTTTTCAGATATTAGTAATCCGTTCTTTGGTGAACTGGTGTCCCGGATTGAAAAAATCTTATTTGCTAAAAATTATAAGGTGATTTTATGTAATAGTGCGGATGATCCGCAAAAAGAACGCGACTACCTACAAATGTTGATGGCTAATCAGGTCGATGGGATTATTGCTGGTGCCCACAATTTAGGTATTGAAGAATATCAACAATACGGTCTTCCGATTATTTCATTTGACCGGTACTTATCCGACAATATTCCCATCGTTAGTTCGGATAATTACCAGGGGGGCTGGCTAGCAACCCAGACATTGCATCAGGCGGGGGCGACTAACGTGGCTATTTTTACTGGTAAGTCACACGCTGGTTCGCCAACGAATGGTCGCCGTGAAGGATATGAAGCCTACTTGACTGCCCAACAGCTAACACCCCATGTCCATGAATTACCGTTTGAATTGACCCCCGCGCTGAAGATGATGGAAATTAAGACGATTATGACACAACATCAGTATGATGGTATTTTTTGTAGTGATGATTTGACCGCTTTACTAGTGCTCAACGTCGCGCGACAACTGTCATTAACGGTTCCTGAGCAATTACGCGTTGTTGGTTATGATGGCACGGCGCTCATACGTGATTATCATTCTGAATTAACAACAGTAGAACAACCGTTAGCGGATATTAGCACGTTACTGGTTTCTCTACTATTGCAGCGGATTGAGGATGCGAATTGTACACTGGAATCAAAATATACGTTACCAGTTAAGCTCATCAAGGGCCTTACCGCGTAA
- a CDS encoding sucrose-6-phosphate hydrolase, translating to MIWNRKTRYTPYEQWPATKLPQLVAQARQSKWRMQHHIQPTSGLLNDPNGFSYFDGQWHLFYQVFPFGPVHGLKSWQHVTSKNLVDWHDEGLAIRPDTPYDSHGAYTGTALPIDDQLFIMYTGNVRTADWQRESYQLGAWMDTDNHIKKLSRPLIAHAPAGYTSSFRDPDLIRTDHGYYALIGAQTTTEIGAILVYFSKDLTTWTCQGELNVPANARGYMIECPNLVWIDQQPVLLFCPQGLSQTTTPYQNIYPNMYLVADQLDLAQAQFTEPHALTQLDDGFDVYATQAINAPDGRALAVSWIGLPEISYPTDRENWAHCLSLVKELTLKDGHLYQNPVAAVDDLRTTAHDLVFEQQRATVAALNGSFELLLTVPADKTVTVNIADQQESGQLQVTVDANHGQVMIDRRHTGNSFAEDYGQTRQVELTAHKTIKIRLIIDVSVFECYIDNGYSVMTGRFFLNATPSRLNVQGDTTAVTGKVWEWRQSEHTGVDNNETKIK from the coding sequence ATGATATGGAATCGTAAAACCCGTTATACCCCTTATGAACAGTGGCCAGCAACTAAGCTACCACAGCTCGTTGCCCAGGCACGCCAGTCTAAGTGGCGGATGCAACATCATATTCAGCCTACATCAGGTTTGTTAAATGACCCCAATGGCTTTTCATACTTTGATGGTCAGTGGCACCTGTTCTACCAAGTCTTTCCGTTCGGTCCGGTACACGGACTGAAGTCATGGCAACACGTGACCTCTAAGAACTTGGTGGATTGGCATGATGAGGGCTTAGCGATTCGACCAGATACGCCGTACGACTCACACGGCGCGTACACGGGTACAGCACTACCAATTGATGATCAGTTATTTATTATGTATACGGGTAATGTCCGTACTGCCGACTGGCAACGTGAATCGTATCAATTAGGTGCCTGGATGGACACGGATAATCACATTAAAAAGCTGTCCCGGCCACTAATTGCGCATGCTCCGGCTGGGTATACGAGTTCGTTTCGTGATCCGGACTTGATCCGGACTGACCACGGCTACTACGCGCTAATCGGTGCGCAGACGACTACTGAGATCGGTGCTATCTTGGTTTATTTCTCAAAGGATCTGACCACCTGGACGTGTCAAGGCGAGTTGAACGTTCCCGCAAATGCGCGGGGTTATATGATTGAGTGTCCAAATCTGGTCTGGATCGATCAACAGCCCGTCTTATTGTTCTGTCCCCAAGGGTTATCACAAACAACGACCCCGTATCAGAATATTTATCCGAACATGTACCTAGTTGCCGATCAATTGGATCTGGCTCAGGCACAATTCACTGAACCCCACGCCCTGACGCAATTGGATGACGGCTTTGACGTGTATGCCACGCAGGCAATCAATGCGCCGGATGGCCGCGCGTTAGCCGTCAGCTGGATTGGGTTACCTGAAATTTCCTATCCAACTGATCGTGAAAATTGGGCCCATTGTTTGAGCTTAGTTAAGGAACTAACGCTTAAAGATGGGCACCTCTATCAAAATCCAGTGGCAGCGGTGGATGATTTGCGGACGACGGCGCATGACCTAGTCTTTGAGCAACAACGGGCGACGGTGGCCGCTTTGAATGGCAGCTTTGAACTCTTACTGACGGTTCCCGCTGATAAAACGGTCACGGTTAACATTGCTGATCAGCAGGAAAGTGGCCAGCTGCAGGTGACTGTTGATGCCAACCATGGTCAGGTTATGATTGATCGGCGGCATACGGGGAATTCGTTTGCTGAAGATTATGGTCAGACTCGTCAAGTTGAGTTAACGGCCCATAAGACGATAAAAATCCGGCTAATCATAGATGTGTCAGTCTTTGAATGCTATATTGATAATGGCTATTCCGTGATGACCGGCCGTTTCTTCTTAAACGCTACCCCGAGTCGCCTTAACGTTCAAGGTGACACTACGGCAGTTACCGGTAAAGTCTGGGAATGGCGCCAATCAGAGCATACTGGAGTCGATAACAATGAAACCAAAATTAAATGA
- a CDS encoding sucrose-specific PTS transporter subunit IIBC → MNHQEVADRVLNAIGKNNIQAAAHCATRLRLVIKDESKIDQQALDDDADVKGTFETNGQYQIIIGPGDVDKVYDALIAKTGLKEATPDDIKAVAAAGQKKNPLMDFLKVLSDIFIPIVPALVAGGLLMALNNVLTAEHLFMAKSVVEVYPGLKGIAEMINAMASAPFTFLPILLGFSATKRFGGNPYLGATMGMIMVLPSLVNGYSVATTMAAGKMVYWNVFGLHVAQAGYQGQVLPVLAVAYILATLEKFFHKHIKGAFDFTFTPMFAIVITGFLTFTIVGPVLRTVSDALTNGLVGLYNTTGWIGMGIFGLLYSAIVITGLHQTFPAIETQLLANVAKTGGSFIFPVASMANIGQGAATLAIFFATKSQKQKALTSSAGVSALLGITEPAIFGVNLKMKFPFVFAAIASGIASAFLGLFHVLSVAMGPASVIGFISIASKSIPAFMLSAVISFVVAFIPTFIYAKRTLGDDRDQVKSPAPTSTVINVNDEIISAPVTGTSESLKQVNDQVFSAEIMGKGAAIVPSADQVVAPADGVITVTYDSHHAYGIKTTAGAEILIHLGLDTVNLNGEHFTTNVQKGDTVHQGDLLGTFDVAALKAANYDPTVMLVVTNTANYANVERLKVTNVQAGEQLVALTEPTASSVAATAI, encoded by the coding sequence ATGAATCATCAAGAAGTTGCCGACCGCGTACTTAATGCAATTGGTAAAAACAACATTCAAGCCGCCGCCCACTGTGCGACACGCCTTCGTTTGGTCATCAAGGATGAATCCAAGATTGATCAACAAGCCTTAGATGACGACGCGGACGTTAAGGGGACCTTCGAAACTAACGGCCAATACCAAATCATTATTGGCCCTGGCGATGTCGATAAAGTCTATGACGCCTTAATCGCCAAAACAGGTCTTAAAGAAGCGACCCCCGATGACATCAAGGCAGTTGCCGCTGCGGGTCAAAAGAAAAATCCATTAATGGACTTCCTCAAAGTCTTATCTGATATTTTTATTCCAATCGTCCCTGCACTAGTTGCTGGGGGTCTATTAATGGCACTAAACAACGTTTTGACTGCCGAGCATCTTTTTATGGCGAAGTCAGTTGTTGAAGTTTACCCTGGCCTCAAAGGTATCGCCGAAATGATTAACGCGATGGCTAGTGCGCCGTTTACTTTCTTGCCAATCCTCTTAGGATTTTCAGCAACGAAGCGCTTCGGTGGCAACCCCTATCTGGGTGCTACGATGGGCATGATCATGGTCTTACCATCACTAGTTAACGGCTATAGCGTTGCAACGACCATGGCTGCTGGCAAGATGGTTTACTGGAACGTCTTTGGTTTACACGTTGCACAAGCAGGCTATCAAGGCCAAGTGCTCCCTGTTTTGGCCGTTGCTTATATTTTGGCTACTTTGGAGAAGTTCTTCCACAAACATATCAAGGGTGCATTTGACTTTACGTTCACGCCAATGTTTGCAATTGTCATCACTGGCTTTCTAACTTTCACAATCGTCGGTCCTGTCTTACGAACGGTGAGCGACGCATTAACTAACGGTTTAGTAGGCTTATATAACACGACTGGTTGGATTGGCATGGGCATCTTTGGCCTTCTCTACTCGGCCATTGTCATTACTGGGCTCCACCAAACCTTCCCGGCTATTGAAACCCAGTTATTGGCTAACGTCGCCAAAACGGGAGGTTCTTTTATCTTCCCAGTCGCCTCGATGGCCAACATTGGGCAAGGTGCCGCCACTTTAGCTATTTTCTTTGCCACTAAGAGCCAAAAGCAAAAAGCCCTGACTTCTTCAGCCGGGGTCTCAGCGTTACTCGGAATTACGGAACCTGCTATTTTCGGGGTCAACCTCAAGATGAAATTTCCATTTGTCTTTGCAGCGATTGCCTCAGGAATTGCTTCAGCTTTCTTAGGACTATTCCACGTTCTGTCCGTGGCGATGGGTCCCGCATCAGTCATCGGGTTCATTTCGATTGCTTCAAAGTCGATTCCAGCATTCATGCTCAGTGCTGTCATCTCGTTCGTCGTCGCATTTATTCCAACTTTTATCTATGCCAAACGAACACTCGGTGACGATCGTGATCAAGTAAAATCACCAGCACCAACGAGTACCGTCATCAATGTTAATGATGAGATTATCAGTGCACCAGTAACGGGGACTAGCGAAAGTCTCAAACAAGTTAACGACCAAGTTTTCTCAGCCGAAATCATGGGTAAAGGCGCCGCAATCGTGCCAAGCGCTGATCAGGTCGTCGCACCAGCTGACGGGGTCATCACTGTCACTTATGATAGCCATCATGCTTATGGCATCAAAACAACTGCTGGTGCCGAAATTCTGATTCACTTAGGATTAGATACGGTCAATTTAAATGGTGAACACTTCACTACTAACGTTCAGAAGGGCGATACCGTTCATCAAGGTGATCTACTCGGAACGTTTGACGTCGCTGCCTTAAAAGCCGCTAACTATGATCCAACCGTCATGCTAGTCGTCACAAATACGGCCAACTACGCTAATGTTGAACGACTCAAAGTCACAAATGTCCAAGCTGGTGAACAGCTCGTTGCGTTGACTGAACCGACAGCTAGCTCAGTTGCTGCTACAGCGATATAA
- a CDS encoding fructokinase translates to MLLGAIEAGGTKFVCATGAENGQVSDRISIPTTTPAETMTAVDDYFTTHPVDAIGIGSFGPIGVNPDDPKYGYITTTPKPGWGDFDFLGHLKSRFNIPLYWTTDVNEAAYGESMIGIAKDVPNSIYMTIGTGVGAGVISQNHIFNGRTHTELGHMRLNRLPGDDFKSNCPYHDICLEGLAAGPAVGKRTGKAGKDIPVDDPVWPIIADYIAQACVNLTVAFAPDKIILNGGVMNQRQLFPMIREKFAAYLNGYEEVPPLDDYIVPAGLGNNSGIAGGLLLAQAALKNA, encoded by the coding sequence ATGCTTTTAGGTGCAATTGAAGCTGGTGGTACAAAATTTGTTTGTGCCACGGGCGCTGAAAACGGGCAAGTTAGCGACCGAATTTCGATCCCCACGACAACCCCCGCTGAAACCATGACTGCGGTAGACGACTATTTTACGACTCATCCCGTTGACGCGATTGGTATCGGTTCATTTGGCCCCATCGGCGTTAATCCCGATGATCCGAAATATGGTTACATTACCACGACTCCCAAACCCGGCTGGGGTGACTTCGATTTTTTAGGCCATCTTAAAAGTCGCTTCAACATCCCACTCTACTGGACCACTGATGTTAACGAAGCCGCTTATGGCGAATCAATGATTGGAATCGCTAAGGACGTCCCTAACAGCATCTACATGACGATTGGTACCGGTGTTGGCGCTGGCGTCATTAGTCAGAACCACATTTTTAATGGTCGCACTCATACTGAACTTGGTCACATGCGACTCAACCGGTTACCTGGGGACGATTTCAAGTCCAACTGCCCCTACCATGACATCTGTTTAGAAGGTTTAGCTGCTGGGCCAGCAGTGGGAAAACGAACGGGGAAAGCTGGGAAAGATATTCCCGTCGACGATCCGGTCTGGCCAATCATCGCTGACTACATCGCACAGGCATGTGTCAACCTCACCGTCGCCTTCGCACCTGATAAAATTATTCTTAACGGTGGTGTTATGAATCAACGGCAGCTCTTTCCCATGATTCGTGAAAAGTTTGCCGCCTATCTAAATGGCTACGAAGAAGTCCCACCACTGGATGACTATATCGTTCCCGCTGGACTGGGTAACAATTCTGGCATTGCCGGTGGCCTATTGTTAGCTCAGGCTGCTTTAAAGAACGCTTAA